One genomic window of Candidatus Methylomirabilis sp. includes the following:
- a CDS encoding 2-oxoacid:ferredoxin oxidoreductase subunit beta, whose amino-acid sequence MATRSHVEFAAELKPTWCPGCGDYGVLSCMFKAMAELDLAPENVALITGIGCSSRVAGFVNTYGFNAVHGRALPMALGVKMANPNLTVIAAGGDGDGFAIGGGHIPHIARKNIDITYLVMDNQNYGLTKGQVSPTSMLSYETGTTPYGSIEMPLNPVALALTYGATFVARGYSSNVKETTDLIAKGITHPGFAFLQILSPCPVFNKVDTFKAFSTRIQPMPEGWDPTNRLAALTLALTEEKVHLGIFYQVEVPTYEARWEDLRAKSKAEGHASLEALVQRYL is encoded by the coding sequence ATGGCCACTAGGTCCCACGTGGAGTTCGCCGCGGAGTTGAAGCCCACCTGGTGCCCGGGCTGCGGGGACTACGGGGTCCTCTCCTGCATGTTCAAGGCCATGGCGGAGCTGGACCTGGCGCCGGAAAACGTGGCGCTGATCACGGGCATCGGCTGCAGCAGCCGGGTGGCAGGGTTCGTGAACACCTACGGCTTCAACGCGGTCCACGGCCGCGCGCTGCCGATGGCGCTCGGCGTGAAGATGGCCAACCCGAACCTGACGGTCATCGCGGCCGGCGGGGACGGGGACGGCTTCGCCATCGGGGGCGGCCACATCCCCCACATCGCCCGGAAGAACATCGACATCACCTACCTCGTCATGGACAACCAGAACTACGGGCTCACCAAGGGGCAGGTATCCCCCACCTCCATGCTGAGCTACGAGACCGGCACGACCCCGTACGGCTCGATCGAAATGCCGCTGAACCCCGTCGCGCTGGCCCTGACCTATGGGGCGACGTTCGTGGCCCGGGGGTACAGCAGCAACGTGAAGGAGACCACGGACCTCATCGCGAAGGGGATCACCCATCCCGGGTTCGCCTTCCTGCAGATCCTCTCCCCGTGCCCCGTCTTCAACAAGGTGGACACCTTCAAGGCCTTCTCCACCCGCATCCAGCCGATGCCGGAGGGCTGGGACCCGACCAACCGGCTCGCGGCCCTGACGCTCGCCCTGACGGAAGAAAAGGTCCACCTCGGCATCTTCTACCAGGTGGAGGTGCCCACCTACGAGGCTCGCTGGGAGGACCTGCGGGCAAAGTCGAAGGCCGAGGGGCACGCCAGCCTGGAGGCCCTCGTCCAGCGCTACCTGTAG